CCATGATAGATAACGACGTCAAAGGTCCCATCGTCCCAGAGACGTATCTTGCACGTTCGCGGCCCTGGTAGTTCTTCTAACGCGAGGTCGCGCATACGATCGACAAGCGGTGCGAGCGGTGCCATCGGTGAGATTCCGTCGGTGTACATAGTTGTGCTGTCCCGTCCTCCCGCAGCCACGCGGGAGCAACGGTCAACAAACTGAACGGATTTAGTCACGTCTCTACCGGGCGATTAGCAGGCGAGAGCCGTACCCGGGACTGCGAGAAAACGTGACGGAATCGACTGCGAAGAGCACCATGAAAAGCCTACCGGCGGGGTTGTGATGGCCTGGTTTTTGTACCCCCGAGAGGGGTGCGGGGGTCACCACCCCGCGACGTACTGATGAACGGAAAGGCACGACGCCCCACGTCGAACGAAGTCCAGGCAGAAGCACTTGCTAACCGTCGCGACGACTCCGTCGAATACGTCGGCTTTCGCGTCGACGGCCACGCCGTCGTTCTGAATCTCGCCGAACACCAGCGTCTCACTCCGGATCGAAGTCTCGATCTGGTCAACCACAGTACAGTGAGTCAACCGAAGCTACTTACGTGATACAGACGTATCACAGCATATGAGCACCGACAGTGACGCCGGCGGCGACGGAGAAATGGAGAAGATCAACGTCCGGGTGCCACAGTCGCTGCTGGCACAGATTGACGAGGTCTGGGAGGAACGGGGATACGCGAACAAGTCCGAATTTATTCGCGATGCACTTCGGGATGCCGTCAACCCGCCGACCCAGCTGTCTGAGGAAGCACTCGAGCATCTGGCTGAGAGCCGCAAACAGCGCGAGCAGGGCGAGACGGTATCGCAGGACGACGTGAAGGACCGGCTGGGAATCGATGACTGAGGTCGAGTGGACACCGAAAGCACTCGACTTGCTTGAGGGACTCGACACCGAAGCCAAAGAGCGACTGGTCAAGAAATTCGACGAGGCGAAAGACTGGGCCTCCCATCGCCTCGAAAAACTCAGCGGCTATCCGTACTACAAGCTCCGCGCCGGCGACTACCGTGCGATCATCACGTGAGATTGAGACGAGGATATCCTCATCGTCGAGGCGGTTGGGCATCGGCGGAATATCTACGATCGCCACCTCCCGCCGTAACCTATCCTACTTACGGAGCTGCTCCGGTCGGTGACGAATCCGATCTGAAATTCAAGTACGATTCCGGTCGGTAGTGTTTATTGCCCCCGATAGGGGCGCGGGGGGGTTCCACTCCCCGTCATCGAGCTATGACCGATTCAGAGTACCCCTGGCGAGACGAATCGCGCCTCTACGAACTCTACTGGAAACAAGAGTTGAGCACGGTCAAGATCGCGGACGAACTGGGCTGTACACAACAGACAGTCTCGAAGTGGATACAGAAGTTCGACATCCCTCGTCGGGACGCACGCGAGGCGGCTCCGAACCAGCGACGGCATCCCGCCGTGTTCACAGACCGTGGCTACATCATCTGCGCCTCGAACTATCGTGGAACCACAGACTCCGTCGGGATTCACCGGCTCGTAATGGTCGCAGAGTGCGGGTTCGACGCTGTCGCGGACCACTTAGCCACCGTTAACCAAATTACGGGATCAACCAAAGGGAACGAAAATGAGCGAAAGAGTTCACCGCGGCTCTTCTGTCTATCAGCGAGAACGCGACAAAGCACTACGTCGTGATGACTGGGAGTGTCAGTCGTGCGGGGGTAGCAGTCGGCCACATCGGTGAACCAGAGGTATCTGTCGCACACGTCTATTGCAAGACACCACTATCCGACGGTGGCGTTCATAATGTGGACAACCTCACAACACTCTGCCCGGGCTGCCACGGCGACATCCACGGAAAAGACGTTGGCGAACGTCGTTTCGATGCGCAACCGTATCGAGATGCGGAGCGGTTGCGTGAAATGTATCATGGTGAGGAACTCACGCAGGCCGAAATCGCAGATCGGACCGGCTGTCATCGACGAACGATTGCGACGTGGTTCCGTCGGCACGAGATCGAAGAACGGCTTGCCGGCGTGCGGAAGATGGTAGGCAATAGTGGACCGTGGGACGATGAAGAGCTACTGAAGGGACTATACGTAGAGGAGAAACAGACGCTTACTGATATCGCAGATCAACTCGGCACCTCAGAGGGCGTCACTCGCCGGCGAGACTCCCAATCTTCTCGATGTTGCGTAACGCGACTCGACGGCCCACCTGTGTATCGTGGGGGCAGTGTGCCGAACAGTGCAGGTCGAGGACGACACACGAGTCCGTATCGACCAGTACCGTCGTTTTCAGCGTCCGTATGTGGCGATCCGAGCAGTCATTGTAATGGCTGGATGCTGCTTGTCGATCGAAGAACCTGGCATCCACAGCGCCATGCTCGCCGGAATCATAGGCAGACGCTGACCGGGCAATTAGTTGTTGCCAGACACGGGTGGGCACCCGCTCGAACGACCGCCACAGCGTCGAAGGTGCCGGAAACTCGGTTCGGGCCAACTGCAAGAGGGCGCGAACCCGATCCATCTCACTCGCCCAACCGACAATTTCGCGGTAGGTGGCATCCATGTGGACACGGAGAAAATGCAACGTGAGATGCTTCCAGCCGGCAAATCCGTTGCCAACCAGGTCACTCACCACCGCCGTGGGGCTGGCAGCACAGCGCTTTTGAACGAGCGATACTGCTTGTTTAACGAAGCTGAAGAGTGGCATGGTACACTCACTCTCTACTTCGCTCTTACCTTCAGAGCGATGCTATCCGCTCGCCGTCACCGGATTCAACGGAGCAGTTGAGAAGGAAATCAACGAAAAGTTCAGAGGCCCCCGGAGGACCTCTACTCCAGTATGCAGCAGGAAACGTGCCTCTTGTCCTACTTACCCCAATGTTACCACCTTGCTATATAGTAACAAGCTGTATGGACCAAGGAATACGCATAGACTCAGATATTATCCACCAAATCGTGGTCGAAGAGAGAGGATGACAAACCCGTATACTGAATTCGAGAAACTGGTCGACAAACTCAACGACATCAAACCGTATCTTACCAAAATCGTTCAGAAGGAGCGGTATACAACCTATATGGAGACTGCTGAAGAGACAGGAGTGTTCACAGCGCATCAGTCACGAGTTCTAGGAACGCTTGGGCTCCACGAGGACGAACTCGGAAACCCTCCACCTCCAGCTGTGGTTGTCCAATCCCGAGATCCACCCATGGTCGGAGAGAAATACTTCAACATGATCGAAGCAGCTCGAAACCAGACAAACAACATCCCTGAAAAATGTCAGATCGAAAGGAGCTCTGGCAGCAGCACATCCAAGAGGCCAGAAACCACTGGCAGTAACAACATCAGCAAACTGAAAGGTGGCCTGAACATTAGAGCACCGGCAGTAATTATTTACCAATACACTACCAGTTCTTAACCAGCAATGGCAGTTGTGAATGTGGTGTGCCCGTACTGCGGAAAAGAAGCGAACGCATCGATTCCGCGTGACGCCAAGCTATATGACGTGAAGAAAAAGAGCAGATACTGCAGTGGAACCGGCACATCAACTACATCGTGCCAAAACTGCAGCGCAACGTTCGCAACTTCCTATACACGGGATTAACCCATAATGCGGATTCCACAGCCCAAGTTCGGGTCTATGCCCGACCACCAAATGAAGCGGGAAATAGGGTTGATGGACGAGTTGGAAATCCAGAAAGCACTCAATCTCCCTGCAGCATACGACGCCGGCCCTCGAGCACAAAGAGCACTGAAGAAAGAACTGGATTGGCGGGAGCAAGAGAGAAAAGCTGCTCTCTATACCCAGCAGGACCAGCTTCGCAACTCGGGATTCGA
The DNA window shown above is from Halostella salina and carries:
- a CDS encoding sigma-70 RNA polymerase sigma factor region 4 domain-containing protein: MTDSEYPWRDESRLYELYWKQELSTVKIADELGCTQQTVSKWIQKFDIPRRDAREAAPNQRRHPAVFTDRGYIICASNYRGTTDSVGIHRLVMVAECGFDAVADHLATVNQITGSTKGNENERKSSPRLFCLSARTRQSTTS
- a CDS encoding ribbon-helix-helix domain-containing protein, producing the protein MSTDSDAGGDGEMEKINVRVPQSLLAQIDEVWEERGYANKSEFIRDALRDAVNPPTQLSEEALEHLAESRKQREQGETVSQDDVKDRLGIDD